Proteins encoded within one genomic window of Rubripirellula tenax:
- a CDS encoding leucine-rich repeat domain-containing protein, with translation MMFRLAKFAVVFNAVVILAFSLGCRNSTDTASKPSDKTAVSKAEPKPAAPPAKDDVDAVKTLTEAGFTLGENSNGNVVKVSGVVSPEIVSALADLEGLPALSELTLSGPGLTDDALGVLAKLNGLKRLDLSDSAAGDGALAAIKEIQSLEVLFLRRTAVTDEGLKNISGLPKLRAIDLRNTNIADPGTVSLAKIKTLKDIQLEKAKINDEGAMRLASLPLTSLNLNYCTTLTNDTLQALGKNPALALLQMDYTKINDEGMAAVANFKNMRRLRIRGTDVTGEGLKHIQGLTKMQQLELRDSSLDDAGMAIIASLPNVDFLDISECRLVTSEGFKLIGKMTNLKLLSLWETKNLDDDAFAEFGKLTKLNNLDVRSTKITDASLPTILMLTNLEQLNVSGTRLTDKTFGELGKLTKLKTLRVANTSIGYGVLDKLIELRDDLNVIDY, from the coding sequence ATGATGTTTCGCCTCGCCAAATTCGCCGTCGTCTTCAACGCTGTTGTGATTTTGGCGTTTTCATTGGGTTGTCGAAATTCCACGGACACGGCATCGAAACCGAGCGACAAGACAGCCGTTTCGAAAGCGGAGCCGAAGCCGGCTGCCCCGCCCGCGAAAGATGACGTCGACGCGGTCAAGACGCTGACGGAAGCTGGTTTTACGTTGGGCGAAAATTCGAACGGAAACGTGGTGAAGGTGTCAGGCGTTGTTTCGCCAGAGATTGTCTCGGCATTGGCCGATTTGGAGGGTTTGCCCGCCCTTTCGGAATTGACGTTGTCGGGGCCGGGGCTGACCGACGATGCGCTCGGTGTGTTGGCGAAGCTGAATGGGCTGAAGCGTTTGGACCTGTCCGACTCGGCCGCCGGGGACGGTGCGCTGGCGGCGATCAAAGAAATTCAGTCGTTGGAGGTGCTCTTCCTGCGTCGCACCGCCGTTACCGACGAAGGACTCAAAAATATTTCCGGTTTGCCAAAGTTGCGGGCAATCGATTTGCGAAATACGAACATTGCAGATCCGGGCACAGTATCACTTGCCAAGATCAAGACGTTGAAAGACATCCAGTTAGAAAAGGCGAAGATCAATGACGAGGGGGCGATGCGGTTGGCGTCGCTGCCGCTGACGTCGTTGAATTTGAATTATTGCACCACGCTGACCAACGACACGTTGCAAGCGTTGGGCAAGAACCCGGCGCTGGCGCTTTTGCAAATGGATTACACCAAGATCAACGACGAAGGCATGGCGGCAGTCGCGAATTTTAAAAACATGCGACGCCTGCGAATCCGAGGCACGGACGTCACGGGCGAAGGGCTCAAGCACATCCAAGGGCTGACGAAAATGCAGCAATTGGAATTGCGAGACTCGTCGCTGGACGATGCGGGAATGGCCATCATCGCTTCGCTGCCAAACGTTGATTTCCTTGACATCAGCGAGTGTCGTCTGGTCACTTCCGAGGGATTCAAGTTGATCGGCAAGATGACGAACTTGAAGTTGTTGAGTTTGTGGGAAACCAAGAACCTTGACGACGACGCCTTCGCCGAATTTGGAAAACTCACCAAACTAAACAACCTGGATGTACGTTCGACCAAGATCACCGACGCATCGCTGCCAACGATCTTGATGTTGACCAACTTGGAACAACTGAACGTCAGCGGAACTCGTTTGACCGACAAGACGTTCGGCGAACTCGGCAAGCTCACCAAATTGAAGACGCTTCGAGTCGCCAACACGTCCATCGGCTATGGGGTGTTGGACAAGTTGATCGAATTGCGAGACGACCTGAACGTCATCGACTATTGA
- a CDS encoding ATP-binding protein: protein MLLIVDWSRVKSWGNRMFEFFQKLFDTSDYPPRWFCGNWSPGAGWLHVLSDVATFAAYVAIPMALLWMVRRRGADFRFPKVAWLFAAFIFACGSVHLVEAIIFWHPIYRLSGLLKLITAVVSWASVIAVIRVAPLALNVPGVLAINEELRLEVERRARTEERLTAILTSMSDGVIVSDAEGNIELVNPAAVSIFKFDPSDRSYSERLSKYSLLCDEGKTELRAEQLPLRRAAGGEEIDDLEINVLCESKSVDKTILLQGRPIQQGSGKRNGGVVIFRDITQLNETLKDRDLQMQRLERMTASAAQVTHALQSANKGDETFLRVIADVFDCSTVMLSMCEPENTSSWQDNATVEIYRLETQYRGITKESHELPKNRFSEIPCDRLTTEAIGLDVFSLIGNDVHHVGIGGLVTDERVRGVLIVGDRPEPFNNEELDLLKRLSRLISAAVFTRHQIEFETNARIAAEKELTASRKQLERLSRINSVGEMTAGIAHELNQPLTALINFTDAAHQALDSSLNNKSIDENIVAEARTFARRANEQALRAAGVLKSIRSMVQLDSISFSNVRIGPLIDETCRLMCDEIGDHQADIDVSHVNRSIEFQADRIQVEQLLTNLIRNALQAMAGTSQKCIKLSATSDATNVTISVQDTGGGIAKNESEKIFDAFFTNRSTGLGLGLKICRSIVELHGGHIQASNAPSGGAVFTVTLPTKQSVTVVSQDRAF, encoded by the coding sequence ATGCTTCTTATCGTCGATTGGTCGCGGGTGAAATCATGGGGCAATCGCATGTTTGAGTTCTTTCAAAAGTTGTTTGACACGTCGGACTATCCACCGCGATGGTTCTGTGGAAATTGGTCGCCCGGCGCTGGTTGGTTGCATGTATTGTCCGACGTCGCCACGTTTGCGGCCTACGTCGCCATCCCGATGGCGTTGCTTTGGATGGTGCGTCGGCGGGGTGCAGACTTCCGATTCCCGAAGGTAGCATGGCTGTTTGCAGCTTTCATTTTCGCCTGCGGTAGCGTGCACCTTGTCGAAGCAATCATCTTCTGGCACCCCATCTATCGCTTGTCCGGACTGCTGAAGTTGATCACAGCGGTCGTTTCCTGGGCATCGGTCATCGCAGTGATCCGCGTCGCTCCATTGGCCCTCAACGTCCCGGGTGTGTTGGCAATCAACGAAGAACTGCGTCTTGAGGTGGAACGACGCGCGCGTACGGAAGAACGGCTGACTGCGATCCTGACCAGCATGAGTGACGGAGTGATCGTTTCCGACGCCGAGGGGAACATCGAACTGGTCAACCCCGCCGCGGTATCGATCTTCAAATTCGACCCAAGCGACCGAAGTTACTCCGAACGGCTTAGCAAGTATTCACTGTTGTGCGACGAGGGAAAAACGGAACTTAGAGCAGAGCAACTTCCGCTGCGACGCGCAGCAGGCGGCGAAGAAATCGATGACCTAGAGATCAACGTCCTTTGTGAGTCGAAGAGTGTCGACAAAACGATCCTGCTTCAAGGTCGCCCCATCCAACAGGGAAGCGGCAAGCGGAACGGTGGGGTCGTGATTTTTCGCGACATCACCCAACTGAACGAAACGCTCAAGGACCGCGATCTACAAATGCAGCGACTCGAACGCATGACCGCCTCGGCTGCTCAAGTCACACACGCACTTCAAAGCGCCAACAAGGGTGACGAAACATTCCTGCGTGTCATTGCCGACGTGTTCGATTGTTCGACGGTGATGCTATCGATGTGCGAACCTGAAAACACGTCAAGTTGGCAAGATAACGCGACGGTGGAGATCTACCGACTCGAGACTCAGTATCGAGGGATCACCAAAGAATCCCACGAGCTGCCCAAGAATCGTTTTTCGGAAATTCCATGTGACCGGCTGACGACCGAAGCGATCGGCTTGGACGTGTTTTCGTTGATCGGTAACGACGTCCACCACGTCGGGATCGGCGGTCTAGTGACCGACGAACGGGTCCGAGGCGTATTGATCGTGGGAGATCGACCAGAACCGTTCAACAACGAAGAATTGGACTTGCTCAAACGTCTGTCGCGACTGATATCTGCCGCCGTTTTCACTCGTCACCAAATCGAGTTTGAAACGAACGCTCGCATCGCGGCAGAAAAAGAATTGACGGCCAGCCGGAAACAATTGGAGCGATTAAGCCGGATCAACAGCGTCGGCGAAATGACGGCAGGCATCGCGCACGAACTGAACCAACCGCTAACCGCGCTGATCAACTTCACCGACGCGGCCCATCAAGCCCTTGATTCCAGCCTCAACAACAAATCGATCGACGAAAACATCGTTGCCGAGGCGAGAACATTCGCTCGCCGCGCGAACGAGCAAGCCCTGCGAGCCGCAGGCGTTTTGAAGAGCATTCGATCGATGGTGCAATTGGATTCGATTTCGTTTTCCAACGTACGTATCGGGCCCCTGATCGACGAAACGTGCCGGCTGATGTGCGACGAAATTGGCGATCATCAAGCCGACATCGATGTCTCGCATGTCAACCGAAGCATCGAATTTCAAGCGGATCGAATTCAAGTGGAACAACTGCTGACCAACCTGATTCGCAATGCCCTGCAAGCGATGGCCGGAACATCGCAAAAGTGCATCAAGCTGTCGGCAACGTCGGATGCGACGAACGTGACCATTTCCGTCCAGGATACCGGAGGCGGAATCGCCAAGAACGAGTCCGAAAAAATCTTCGACGCATTTTTCACGAACCGCAGCACGGGCCTGGGCCTTGGCTTGAAGATCTGTCGATCGATCGTCGAATTGCACGGCGGACACATCCAAGCGTCAAACGCACCATCCGGCGGCGCGGTATTCACGGTTACACTACCGACGAAACAATCCGTTACCGTCGTTTCTCAAGATCGAGCGTTCTGA
- a CDS encoding response regulator transcription factor — protein sequence MTVSNSSVAHTDSTPTIFVVDDDQAVLDSVFAALRPLGLPVRTFSSAESFLESLADPRPGCVLLDVRMPGMSGIELQRILAMDHAYLTVIMVTGHATVSMSVSTLKNGATDFLEKPYLPDLLRAVVQDAVTTSIQNLDKKNQRDTYQALAADLSPRENEVYELLLQGFENKRVAHSLGISPSTVEKHRLAVVRKMGVDNVTQLLKQKIDATQSLL from the coding sequence ATGACCGTATCGAATTCCTCGGTCGCCCATACGGACTCCACACCCACCATTTTCGTCGTTGACGATGACCAGGCCGTCCTCGATTCGGTCTTTGCCGCACTTCGGCCACTCGGTTTGCCCGTTCGTACATTTTCTTCGGCGGAATCATTCCTGGAATCCCTTGCGGATCCTCGACCGGGTTGTGTGCTGTTGGATGTTCGAATGCCCGGAATGAGTGGCATCGAACTGCAACGAATCCTGGCAATGGACCACGCGTACCTGACCGTGATCATGGTGACCGGGCACGCGACCGTATCGATGTCTGTATCGACTTTGAAGAACGGTGCGACTGATTTTTTGGAAAAGCCATATCTACCGGACCTGCTTCGGGCCGTCGTTCAGGACGCTGTGACCACGTCGATCCAAAATTTGGACAAGAAAAACCAACGGGACACCTATCAAGCATTGGCCGCAGATCTTTCGCCTCGCGAGAACGAAGTCTACGAACTGCTGCTGCAGGGTTTTGAAAACAAACGAGTCGCACATTCGCTGGGAATTAGCCCCAGCACGGTCGAAAAACATCGCCTCGCTGTCGTCCGTAAAATGGGCGTGGACAACGTGACTCAACTGCTAAAACAAAAGATCGATGCAACTCAATCGCTGTTGTAA
- a CDS encoding acyl carrier protein: MTPAEIRDEILDILEDISPDDDLDGLDDQKAFREQLELDSMDFLDIVMELRKRHRVQIPEEDYGHLASMHSTVTYLEPKMRDIVKS, encoded by the coding sequence ATGACGCCTGCTGAAATTCGAGACGAGATTTTGGACATCCTCGAGGACATCTCGCCAGACGACGACCTCGATGGCTTGGACGACCAAAAAGCGTTTCGCGAACAACTCGAACTCGACAGCATGGACTTCTTGGACATCGTCATGGAACTGCGAAAACGCCACCGTGTCCAGATTCCTGAAGAAGACTACGGCCACTTGGCCAGCATGCATTCGACGGTGACCTATTTGGAACCGAAGATGCGAGACATCGTTAAGTCGTAA
- a CDS encoding bifunctional 4-hydroxy-2-oxoglutarate aldolase/2-dehydro-3-deoxy-phosphogluconate aldolase: protein MTSDADFSPELLARIGGCGAMAVVMIDNSDDAVPLAKALLACHIDVMEVTFRTRAAAEAMKRIRDEVPGMLVGAGTILMADQVHEAIAAGAAFGVAPGLSPAVVREARQNGFPFAPGVITPSEMESAIELGCRQLKVFPIEPIGGIKYLRTMAMPYEHLGIRYFVSGGINPENMTAYLYHNDIIAVGGAWIAPQNFIRHQNWSAVIDNAIEAAAIVKEMKVK, encoded by the coding sequence ATGACCAGCGACGCTGATTTTTCGCCCGAACTTCTCGCACGCATCGGTGGGTGCGGTGCAATGGCCGTCGTCATGATCGACAATTCGGACGATGCCGTGCCGCTGGCCAAGGCATTGCTTGCGTGTCACATCGATGTGATGGAAGTCACCTTTCGCACCCGCGCGGCGGCCGAGGCGATGAAACGCATCCGCGATGAGGTTCCCGGCATGTTAGTCGGTGCGGGGACCATATTGATGGCGGATCAAGTCCACGAAGCGATAGCAGCGGGCGCTGCGTTCGGAGTCGCACCCGGGTTGTCGCCAGCAGTCGTTCGCGAGGCTCGGCAAAATGGTTTTCCGTTTGCACCGGGCGTGATCACACCGTCCGAAATGGAATCGGCGATCGAATTGGGGTGCCGGCAATTGAAAGTGTTCCCGATCGAACCGATCGGGGGAATCAAGTACTTGCGAACCATGGCGATGCCGTACGAGCATTTGGGGATCCGATATTTCGTGTCCGGTGGCATCAATCCCGAAAACATGACCGCGTATCTGTATCACAACGACATCATCGCCGTCGGCGGCGCTTGGATCGCGCCCCAGAATTTCATTCGTCATCAGAATTGGTCGGCGGTGATTGACAACGCGATCGAAGCTGCCGCGATCGTCAAGGAAATGAAAGTGAAGTGA
- a CDS encoding cytochrome c oxidase subunit 3, with translation MLPNDRRYQFGGLLFLVSLTVFFVSSILLYAIYAYSRRGDVQSTAALPQSFLISTVCLIVISGLVHMATRSVRRDRRVATTTLLTISAMSGTIFMGVQFLAMSEMLAGPALRGGTGKGVAGMVAVLALLHALHVAGGVIALGIVAMRSWKGCYDHERHWPVDFSAQYWHFLDGVWLFMLAAFWFTTGGFDF, from the coding sequence ATGCTTCCCAACGATCGACGGTACCAATTCGGCGGTCTTTTATTTCTCGTGTCGTTGACCGTATTTTTTGTGTCGAGCATTTTGCTCTATGCGATCTACGCCTATTCCCGACGCGGCGACGTGCAGAGCACCGCAGCACTGCCGCAGAGCTTTCTTATCAGCACGGTTTGCTTGATCGTGATCAGCGGCCTGGTTCACATGGCGACACGATCGGTGCGTCGCGATCGTCGGGTTGCCACGACGACACTGCTTACCATCAGCGCCATGTCGGGAACGATCTTCATGGGAGTCCAGTTTTTGGCCATGAGCGAGATGCTGGCGGGCCCAGCCCTTCGAGGCGGCACCGGCAAAGGCGTCGCCGGAATGGTGGCCGTGTTAGCCCTATTGCATGCCTTGCACGTCGCCGGTGGCGTGATCGCATTGGGCATCGTGGCGATGCGTTCGTGGAAAGGCTGTTACGACCACGAACGACATTGGCCGGTCGATTTCTCGGCCCAGTACTGGCACTTTCTCGACGGCGTTTGGTTGTTCATGCTGGCGGCCTTTTGGTTCACCACAGGCGGATTCGATTTTTGA
- a CDS encoding sulfatase family protein encodes MPLPIRTFICLFVALTYFPTSWAAERNVLFIITDDESPTLGCYGDTAAKTPAIDAIAADGLIFRNAFATTASCSASRSVVMSGLHNHRNGQFGHQHHYHKFSSFHDVVRLALPQVLDRAGYRTGHIGKYHVAPESVYHYETYLQGNERNTVAMADASREFITDTSDDRPFMLYFATSDPHRGGGVDKTSASKHKPDLFGNKPNDGSYPGINEVIYDPADVVVPPFLPDTPETREELAQYYQSVARIDQGVARLVQILKEADLYDKTLILFTSDHGMAFAGGKTTVYEGGLRVPMVVRDPYQSKRGVESEAMISHIDITPTLLDFAGGLDAKTNGPIKPVNAKQYWKERDEAVMDNRDGGKKFDAYHGKSWLHCLATPSESHHDTIFASHTFHEIQMYYPMRVIRDDKYKLIWNIAHPLPYPFASDLWKASSWQAQWEKGKDAPYGNTTVGRYVQRPAFELFDIAADPNETTNLATSQGHQDVLETYKAKLKAMQKEMDDPWVMKWDYE; translated from the coding sequence ATGCCGCTGCCGATAAGAACTTTCATCTGCCTGTTCGTTGCCCTGACTTACTTCCCCACATCCTGGGCAGCGGAACGAAACGTCTTGTTCATCATCACCGATGACGAAAGTCCCACGCTTGGATGTTACGGCGATACCGCCGCAAAGACACCCGCAATCGACGCGATTGCCGCCGATGGCTTGATCTTTCGCAACGCGTTTGCAACGACGGCATCCTGCAGCGCCAGCCGCAGCGTTGTCATGAGCGGGCTACACAACCATCGCAACGGTCAATTCGGACACCAGCATCACTACCACAAGTTCTCATCGTTCCACGACGTCGTTCGTCTGGCGCTACCGCAGGTACTCGACCGCGCCGGCTATCGCACTGGGCACATTGGGAAGTATCACGTTGCGCCGGAATCTGTTTACCACTACGAAACCTACCTACAAGGCAACGAACGCAATACCGTCGCGATGGCCGACGCCAGCCGTGAATTCATCACCGACACATCCGACGACCGTCCGTTCATGCTTTATTTCGCGACATCCGACCCACACCGTGGCGGCGGTGTCGACAAAACATCGGCGTCGAAGCACAAGCCGGATCTGTTCGGGAACAAACCCAACGACGGGTCTTATCCGGGCATCAACGAAGTGATCTACGACCCGGCCGATGTCGTGGTGCCGCCGTTTCTGCCCGACACACCCGAGACACGAGAAGAGTTGGCACAGTACTATCAATCGGTCGCGCGAATCGACCAGGGCGTTGCCCGCTTGGTCCAGATCTTGAAGGAAGCCGACCTGTACGACAAAACGCTGATCCTTTTCACCAGCGACCACGGCATGGCGTTCGCCGGTGGAAAAACGACGGTGTACGAAGGCGGACTGCGAGTCCCAATGGTCGTCCGCGATCCCTATCAAAGCAAACGCGGTGTCGAAAGCGAGGCGATGATCAGCCACATCGACATCACGCCAACGCTGCTGGACTTCGCCGGCGGATTGGACGCCAAAACCAACGGACCGATCAAACCCGTCAACGCAAAACAGTACTGGAAAGAACGCGACGAAGCGGTCATGGACAATCGCGACGGCGGTAAAAAATTCGACGCCTATCACGGTAAGTCTTGGCTGCACTGTTTGGCGACCCCATCGGAATCGCATCATGACACGATCTTTGCCTCGCATACGTTCCACGAGATTCAGATGTACTATCCGATGCGTGTGATCCGCGACGACAAGTACAAACTGATTTGGAACATCGCCCACCCGCTTCCTTATCCGTTCGCGTCAGATCTTTGGAAGGCAAGCAGCTGGCAAGCTCAATGGGAAAAGGGAAAAGACGCACCCTACGGAAACACCACCGTCGGACGATACGTGCAACGGCCCGCATTTGAGCTATTCGATATCGCGGCTGACCCGAACGAAACGACGAACTTGGCAACCAGCCAAGGTCATCAAGACGTTCTCGAAACTTACAAAGCAAAGCTAAAAGCGATGCAAAAAGAAATGGACGATCCGTGGGTCATGAAATGGGACTACGAATGA
- a CDS encoding Gfo/Idh/MocA family protein has protein sequence MSKKSTRRSFLGQSAALSAGVGYFASTTPRLFAEDTPMQKLAAGCIGVGGKGGSDTSHIADNGVQIAGLCDVDGDILTKKGREFSDAKQFDDFREMLDQLGDKIDIVTVSTPDHTHAVAAVKAMRMKKHVYCQKPLTWSIAEARLMRETAEETGVVTQMGNQGTSQDGLREGVEVIRSGAIGDVSEVHIWSNRPVWPQGQGRPEGEDPIPANLNWDSWIGPAPMRPYKAGAYHSFNWRGWVDFGTGALGDMACHTTNLSVMALKLWDPIAMTALINPGIVEGETFPGSSSLKFEFPEREGFPACDFFWYDGGNLPPDHIISQLPKSFQRKIESLRKDPTQRKTSGAVVVGSKGMLFSPDDYGGQYVLLPSDQYADFKPPAQTLPRIPFDSGVDERQKWEFVSTIKGEYEPGTMSNFGYAGRLTETILAGNLAMRAGEGQRIEWDAKTMTSPNVPAVNDFVSREYREGWELEGLMQPAHA, from the coding sequence ATGAGTAAAAAGTCCACGCGTCGTTCGTTCCTGGGCCAATCGGCGGCTTTGTCCGCAGGTGTCGGCTACTTCGCCAGCACAACGCCGCGATTGTTCGCCGAAGACACCCCAATGCAAAAACTGGCAGCAGGTTGCATTGGCGTAGGCGGCAAGGGCGGAAGCGACACCAGCCACATCGCCGACAATGGCGTTCAAATTGCTGGCTTGTGCGACGTCGACGGAGACATCCTGACCAAGAAGGGACGTGAATTTTCCGATGCGAAACAGTTTGATGATTTTCGCGAAATGTTGGACCAACTCGGCGACAAGATTGACATCGTCACCGTCAGCACGCCCGACCATACGCACGCCGTCGCCGCGGTCAAAGCGATGCGAATGAAGAAGCACGTGTATTGCCAAAAGCCGTTGACGTGGTCGATCGCCGAAGCGCGTTTGATGCGAGAAACCGCCGAAGAAACCGGCGTCGTCACTCAAATGGGCAACCAAGGCACCAGCCAAGATGGACTGCGCGAAGGCGTCGAAGTGATCCGAAGCGGCGCGATCGGCGATGTATCGGAAGTCCACATCTGGTCGAACCGTCCCGTATGGCCACAAGGTCAAGGCCGGCCCGAAGGCGAAGACCCGATCCCCGCCAACCTGAACTGGGACTCTTGGATCGGTCCGGCACCAATGCGACCTTACAAGGCCGGCGCCTATCACTCGTTCAACTGGCGCGGCTGGGTCGATTTTGGTACCGGTGCTCTCGGTGACATGGCGTGCCACACGACCAATTTGTCCGTGATGGCGCTTAAGTTGTGGGATCCGATCGCCATGACCGCGCTGATCAATCCCGGCATCGTCGAAGGCGAGACGTTCCCCGGAAGTTCATCGCTGAAGTTTGAATTCCCTGAACGTGAAGGCTTTCCCGCCTGTGACTTCTTCTGGTACGACGGTGGCAATCTGCCGCCCGATCACATCATCAGCCAGTTGCCAAAATCATTCCAAAGGAAGATCGAATCGCTGCGAAAAGACCCGACGCAGCGCAAGACAAGCGGCGCCGTCGTCGTCGGTAGCAAAGGCATGTTGTTCTCGCCGGACGATTACGGCGGGCAATACGTGCTGTTGCCCAGCGATCAATACGCCGACTTCAAGCCACCGGCACAAACGCTGCCCCGCATCCCATTCGACAGCGGCGTCGACGAACGTCAAAAGTGGGAATTCGTCAGCACCATCAAGGGCGAATACGAACCCGGCACGATGTCCAACTTCGGCTACGCCGGTCGCTTGACCGAAACGATCCTGGCCGGCAACTTGGCGATGCGAGCCGGTGAAGGTCAACGCATCGAATGGGACGCCAAGACGATGACCAGCCCGAACGTGCCCGCGGTCAACGACTTCGTCAGCCGCGAGTATCGCGAAGGCTGGGAACTCGAAGGCCTGATGCAACCGGCACACGCGTAA